Within Sorghum bicolor cultivar BTx623 chromosome 2, Sorghum_bicolor_NCBIv3, whole genome shotgun sequence, the genomic segment ACAGAAATTGCGAATAAAAGAATGGAATGGGACACAAGTCACTTGCAGCAGGTCACGGGAAAAGACAGGCACGCGACACGACAACGGCTAGTTGGCACATGGTAACGCACTAACGCGTAATGTTTGAGAGATGCTTTGTCAGTAGACCTTTCGATTGGCCAATCCGAGTGAGGATTTGAATAAGAAAATTACCTCTGGAATACAACCCGTCCAGCAGCTtatgtcttgtttagttccaaaactttttacaaaatagacattATAGACAAATTTTCTATAACTAAAAGCAACTCCAGCCCAAACTCCTACTAGATCCCTATTCTAAATTTAGCGGCTTGAGAAAAAAAATTCACTCTGAGTCTCCTATTTGTGCTCTCATTTTAGATGTCCTTCCAAATTTTAGTTTTGAGTTCCCAGCAACAGAGGACCCTACCGACGCCGCCCCGCCCGTCCGTCCCGTTCCCTCCCTCACCGACCCCACCTGACCTCCCGCGCGGGAGATCTGCCCGCTCGCCCTATGGCGCCGTCACGGCTGCTCATGCGGGGGATCCAGCTCACCATAGCCGTCGCCTCCCGACGCGACCCGCACCAGCGCTCAGATCCAGCTCACCATGGCCACCGCCTCTCCGGGCCCAAGCTCGTCACCATGGCCGCCACCTCCCATATCCCGAGCTCGCCCGCCCAGATCCAAAGAGCCGGGGCTGGGGACAAGGTCGACGTTGCGACGAACGGGGTGGAAAAGGAGACGGAGCCCACGACGCTGCGACGAACATGATGTAGACCTCGCCCGGAGGCTCCGCGTTTCACCCGGGGGTTCTGTGTCTCCAGCAGCACCTGCAGACAGCCAGGGCGGCCAGCAGCGCGCGAGCGGGCGCCGGAGCAGGCGGCGGCGCAGCGCGCCTGAGGCGCTCCGGAGCAAACTTACTCTTTGACGAGCTCCACGAGGACGACTTCCTCTTCGACGTCGCGGCGTCGTAGCTCGACGCGGCCCGGAGCCCGAGCCATGGAGCGCCGTCGGGGCACCTCGTCCTCCTGGTCGTGCTGGCGCTGCACGAGGGGGACAAGAGGCTCCTGGTCCGCTCGCCgcgctctcctcctcctccactcgcCGGCGGTGGGCGGCAGCAGGTGGGTGGCAGGCGTGCTCTTCCGGGAGTGGATAGGGTGTTGGGCTGGAGTTGAAGCGAATTTTGGATCCCTATTGTATGCAGGACACCATGCAAATGAAAAAAGGCTCAATTTGCATGTTGGTCTAGAGTTGCTCTAAAAAGAACCAAAGTAAGACTATTTTTTTTATGCGACATTCTCTCGTTCCGTCCGTCCGCTTCGTCGTGCGATCCCTCCCGCTTCCGCACGGTGGAAAAAAGGAAAGCACTGCTCGCTCCGTCATTGCCTCCGTGCGACAAGGAAAGCCTGCGATATCCTCGCTTGTGCGGTCTCCCCTCCCTCAGCGACGATCCCGCATCCCGCCCACCCTGCACCACGCTCACCTGGCCTCGTGAAACCCTGCCCCCGCACCTCTTCGTCTTCCGCCGCGCGACCGCTGTCCCGAAATCACGTCATCTGCTCTAAAATCCAAATCCCCTCGTCCTCCGGCCCCCATCACCGGATGAGCTACCCGCGGACGCGCCGCCGCCATTGGAGGATGGGCCGTCCGAACTCCACCGCCGTACGTGCTGTTGCCTCGACGCTGCAGGACGCTCTAGCTGCTGCCACCGCCGACCACCGCGGGACGCGCCGCTGCCTCGATGTTGGATGCTCTGCCGCCTCCACAAACTAACCCGCTGCTAATAGTTAGATCCAAATGAGAACATTGAGGGCTTTATTTCCCCTAAAATATTTTATTGCTACTTGCAACACTACTCGGATTAGCTATCAGCACGAGAACACATCTGGGCAGGGCTGATCCCTTCAGTAATGTCTTACAATTTTTACCATGCTCATTTTTGTTTAGTTATGTACTGTAGAGCCGGTGTTGCCGTCCCAGTGTCCCAGCAAAGCAAAAGTTGGAGCCTTCTTCAAAGATGGAAGCAACCAGGAAGGTTCGCTTCAGATCCATTGTTGAGAATAGGGTGAGTGAGGTATGTAAGTTTTTCTTCACCTTTTATCATTCCTTCTAATCTTAACAAAAAAATCAATATGCTTTAAACACCCACCATTGTTTTCTGTGTGTGGCTCACCATTTAGAGACGGCTTGcattatgtgcttaccaataaTTTGCTTCGGTCCCCACATTATATTTGCTGAAATAGTTGTATTTATGATGTTTAGAAATTTACTTGATTTGTTGACTAAATAAAAATGATGAAATTCAGGGGTACCAAACATCAATTGTTGCTTGCCAAATTGTCAAACTACTCTGACCATTCTAACTGTTGATTTATTTCATTaagattttaattatcaaacatATCTTTTGCTAATCTAAATTTTCTGTTACCATTGCTGAAGAGGTAAGTTGACTCCATTGGTTTAGAAAACTTCCTTTGTTATATGTCTGCAGTAGAGAAGTCTACACGTTGTATTAGGCCATCTATTAGCCTGAAGTTAAGAGTTTAGATCATATTTTttatattaattaataaaatgatGTAATATAATAACACAATTGGCCAGCTGCTCTGACATGTAATACTTGTATTTTTGTTGTGACTCTTCAGCTTCTAAACCCTTTATCTGTCCTTTCCGTTTGCTTGTAGAAGCAACTAAATTTACTTGAATTTTGGGTGAATTTGAAACATGATCTAATTTACAATGCAGCAAGCGTATCTCCCCGCATGCAGAAACCAAGCTTTATTAAGTATTTTCACTGTTCTATAGTTTTAGTTGGCTTGAATATATGGTACCTAATCATCCTCTAATAAGAAAATCAATTAAAGTTTGCAACGGTGATAGCTTGATATACAACGTTCATTGTCAAGTGATAAGTGTTTAATCTCCTATACAACTAATAAAAAGAACAAAACAAAGACAATAGAATGGTCTGTGCCACTGTAGCTGTACGGAACTGCAAATTTGTATCTTCAGATGTAGCTAATGTTTATGCTTTAGTTCTGTGTTCCTGCAAAGTTTGTATAAGAGCAATGTTTGTGCTCGATTTTGGACCATTGAGATTTGCAGCCACAATGTTCCATACTACCTGCTTTACCATTTGGTCATGTGAATTTGTCAGTAACATCTAATTCTGTTTGTAATGCTCGCTAAATTTTATCTCACAGAAGGGGTCAAAGTCATTTTGGCGATCTTAACCTCGGCCCTACTTTTTCAGGGACGGCCTACACATTAGCATCCATAGTTTTAGTTAAATTAGTTAATTGAACTGTGTCTTCTTGCCACACCACTTAATTTATTCAAATACAACTTCATTCATCGATCAAATCCTAGATGTCGTGTTTTATGGGCAGCAAAGATGAACAAAGAACTAATTATTCATGATTTTTTAATTTGGTTATTCCATAATGGAAACAGCGACACACCTTTATATATTTGAATATTAACATTTGAATTGTTTGAGTTATCTAAATATGTTGTGTCCGAATATTGTCAGATACAATTGTTTGTTGTAGTGCATTGATTCTCCTGACATGATCTGCTGACAGCATATGAATTCTTGTAGTCTTTGTTTCTTAGCTGAACATTCTTCAAAGTTGATACTTCAAGTCATTTGTACAAGACATTCTGCTCAAAATTATTAGTTTAGTCCTGATTCATTTTGGTTAAAGTAAATTTGTGTTCTGATATCATTAGATTAAAAGCATACTATTCTAGAGCGATCCCTGATTCCTGATGCAAAGTGGACGAATGTTTTTCCTTGATAATTTGTCTTGTTACCTATGAATTCATACCTGCACTTATGTATCAATATGAAGTAAAACCATATTCTTATTGTTTTAATTCACCATGGCATTGACAGAAGGAAGCTCCCGTACTCCTCTTGGTGGCCCTGCCCTGCCATGCCATAGGTACTGCTGCCCTCCACCCCCACCCCGCCATGGGCGGATCTAGGGGTATTCCCCAGTATTTCTGGGAATACCCAACTATTTTGGTACACTTTTATGTagatatgtatatatacttatatatatgaGTATAATATTATAATCTATAGTATTTTCCCACATCTAAGCTCAAAACATGTAAAAAACTAGTCTTTCAATTAGAAGTCTAGATTCTAGAAACTAATACTGATTTGCAGTGTTATTTGttatattttaagtttatggatTACACTTTTTTTTATGACATGGAAGTGGGAATATCCAAGTTTCAAATCCTAGCTCCGCCACTGCACCCCACCTGCCTTTCCCCTTCGTCCCTTTCAACTACAATGAGATCGGGTTGTTATCTTGGCTATGCGTTGGGGTAGCTGGATCTGGTGTTGCTACAGTCGGGTTCATTCAGTGCTCACGCACACCACACGCACAATGAGCGTACGGGTGCTTGCGCCAACTTGACCACTAACTGTTGGTTCGCCTTCAGCGAAGCACGCATGGGAGCACACGTGGAGCTCGCTAGCGCCACGGATGGTAATGGCAAGCCCGTGACTGTAGATGGCCGCAGCGGCTCATCTAGCCCCATCCTGAGCCTGTTTACCCCAGCCACTAGCCATCCTTGTCTCCTAGAGGATTGTTTTAGCCTCCGTGCTGGCACCTATGCCTGCGATGGATGAGCAGGTGGTGGTCTCTATTAGAGTCATTCTTGTGTTGGTAATTCTCATTCTTGTagttctgttgcttatgctctTATCTAGGTCGTTTTGGCAGTCTGCAGCAGCGGCGGTCACCATGGTCTATTGCAAATGCATCCAGTTCAGCTATGTGGTTGTGCCCAGCCAACTACAAGTTCCATTATTTTCTTCTCTGTTGCAAATGCATCCATGTGCAGCTATGTGGCTATGCCCTGCCAACTACAAGttctattatttttttctatgttGCAAATGCATCAATGTGCAGCTATGTGGCTATGTCTTGCCAACTGCAAGTTCCATTATTTTCTTCTCTATGCTTTCTGATTCATGCTTTCCACAGTTTCAACGAAGGTTGCATATAGTTTGTAGTTAAAGTGATATGGAGGTAGTTGCTGAATGGCTCCATTACTATACTGGTTTTTCAATTGTGGTCCTCCCTCTTCAATTGGATTAGTGAGGATGTAAAAAAAGAGTGGAGGCACTCGACAAGCTCGTTGAACTGGTCAATCACAGGCTCATTGTATTTTAGGAGGGATTCAGCACTATAACTGTACAATTGGTGGAGTACCACACAGCCTGACTCAGGTTGGTACACTGTTTTGCAGTATATGGCTGCAGTGAATGTACGTAGTCCTGAATGGTGAGTAGCTTTGTTGCAATTTCTGACTTATGATGGCCCCATTACAGTATGCTAGAACTATAGAATTACAAGTATTTCGTATCGAGTTAAATAATTGCCTACATCTCACCGAGCTACTAATTGCAGATACTAATGGAACAATGTTTCAAAGCGTCAATGGCATACTAAACTGGATCATAATTCAATACTAGGGACGTACGGTTGAAGGCAATGTTATTATCTAAAATATAAAAAAGGGTGGTCTTGGTATACCAGTCATGTACGAAACAAACCGGTAATTTAAAGAGATGGTTAGTTCTAAAAGGTTGCAGAATAAATTGATCTTATTATGGTGACATGAACTTTTATGTGCGTATGCACAAATATACAATACTATAAATGCATTCCTTGATGCTTGCAAACTATCAATGAGAATTTTAGCCATGCACAAAATTCAATTTGTAATATTCGCATAATCACTTTTTGTAATAATACAATATGTTTATGCTCAAATTATTACGGTATTATTTGTTCCAGTTGCAATGCACGAAAAGGTCTATACAATAGAATTGGTGAGCCTGCAGCATAGTGCTCTTCATGACTGTTTTAATTTCACAAACTTTGTCTTTTGGATTAAATATCACTTTAATGTCTGATTAGTTTTACAGTGTTATTATCTTATCGTGCGATCCGTATGTTTTGAGTATAAAAGTTTATTTGTCCCATAGCAACGCATGGGCACACTACCtagttaggtttaaaagattcatctcgcaaattatagataaattatacaattagttattttttaatctatatttagtgctacatacatgtgccgcaaaatttgatgtgacgaggaatttaaaaaatttgcaatttttttcaAAGTAAACATGGCCTTATTAGCTAGGTACCATTTGCAAATGGCCTACGCAATTGAAGGTTTACTTGTGCTCACATGGCCTTTGAATTTTTGTTCATCTCATCCTAAAAGTGGTTAGCAAAACACGAGACACAACCCACTTGCACATTCTTGCTAGGTTGGTAATACTGACCGCCTCTTTAAATTGGAAGCACAATAAAGACAAAACACAAAAATTGGTGAAATATGCTACTCTTAAGTCATTTTCAATGGGAGTTTTATGACAAAATTTTCAACACATCCATATTTTGGAAAACAGTACATagaagtttcatggggatgaaactctctctactcctataaaactcttatcatctctctctttattaatatagcgccacatcagcatatttaatgtgcatgaaacttaATGAAACCcctattgagactgaccttactTATCGTTAATCGCTAAGGCAACTTCAGGAGCCTCTATATATCCTTCTTTATCGATACAAATAGAAATTTTAGTGAAAAAACTATATGGCCaagttaggtcttgtttagttcaccctaaaaacaaaaacttttcaagatttcctgtcacaatGAATCTtacaatgaaaacaaaaactaattgtacagtttgcctgtaaaccgtgagacgaatcttttaagcctagttactccatgattagacaatgtttgtcaaataaaaacgaaaatgccacggtgtcaaaatctaaaaactttttagatctaaacaaagccttatttAATTAGATCTTCAAATATTGACATGCTTTATTTCAGATTTTGGCTAGCCAAAGATGGAGAGCCAAAGATGAAGAGTAGAATTTACTCTTTGGAGTGCGCACAAAATATAGGAAATCTGTGAAAGGGTGGAGAGACATAGAGAGCGACTTTTTATTCAAATGGCTCTACAAATAATGATTTAAGGAGTAAGAAGTTAAAAAAAGGACTCTTGAAGATACTTGCAAAGCTTATTTTGTTGCACTAGTCCATCAAACTCATTTTCATTCATGGACCATGGTTTAGTAATTTTCATGGAAGTAAGTGTTAtaaatttatagataaacttaGGGCCAATAGCTAATCCAAATTGCATGgatttactctctctctctctctctctcaattgTTTATTTTTTGGCACGGTACTTgtgtagatttttttttgtttggttgtAACAAAAGGTAGTTAACAATGACTAGTCAATTAAGCATGTTCGCTTGTCtaaaaagtcatggctgaaaatacTATTCACTTAtttattatagagaaaaatattatttaatagCTGACAGATTCAGCAGATAAGCTTAACCAAATAGGACCAAATATACTTTTCAAACACTGCCGTAGTTTCCTCACTGTTTGTTGACATGTGTACTGGTCAGCCCATGATGTCCAACCAGTTACTGGCCTATATCCATCAATTCCATGGGAACTTTCTCGAGGTAGATCAGAGGGATGATGTtcctaaacaaaaaaaaaaagaaaaaaccgaGGGATAATGTCCAATGGGCTGCTAGTCCATATCCCCATCCATCAAAGCTGGCCTAAATGATACAAGCAAGAAATGCTGTCAGACAGAACAACATTCTTAAGCCCGTTGTTATGTTATTGCAGGCCAGTCCACAGAAAGCTCCATGAGATCCATCTTTTCTTCAGAAAATATATATCTACTTCACAATATGTGTGACTTATGTCAAGCAATAACATATgctacatactccctccgttccttgTATCATAATTTGTTTTTCTATCTTGTCTGTACGGTCAGAGACTGTCTTATGAAGGTCCATACTTGCTATATAATATTTAACTATAAATATTCTCGGGGACACAAGTTGAGAAGGAGCACAATGAGGCAACATGCCTGAACTGAACAGTTCATCAGCCAACTTTTAATCTGATGAATGCATTCAcaggtcaaatgcaaaaatcagAGACTGCATATAATTTACCCATTGAGGGAAGAAAGAATGGTAAGGTAACTTTTCCAGGTGAATTAGTAGCCGCGACCTAAAGCACATTACAAATTACAATTCTCTACAGGCTTACCAGGGGGGAGGAAATCCACTAGTCGGCGAGTGTCAGATATACAATACAGTGAATTCAAGTATTCAGAGGGCTGTTTTGCTCTTCGGCAGCTGTACTAGCATCGTGGAATCATGTATGCATTGGATCATCGTCTATTCTCATCTTCGATGATCTCATGTCCCTCGACTTCACTTACTTCtgtggcggcagcagcagcagcagcagcagtaacaGCATGGACAGTGTTATTGCTACCGCGACAGTGCAGTAGCTGGCGCTGAAGGCTCTCGATAAGCTGGTTAAGCTGTTGAATATTTTTCTCCTGAGATAATATAATCTGCAGATGTCATGTAAATTTTGTATCAGGAAAAAAACTGAATATCTaggcatgaaggttaacaaaacCATGCCCTCAAGAAATAAACGTGGACCAAAAGGCAGATAAAGGACTGATTTCCCAATTACAGGGCATCACATGGTTAAGTGTTGCACATATCATATTTTGCAAACTAAATGGAAGTGCTTCTTCAGAAATCAGGTATTCTACAACAAGAATCAAGTTGTCAAGTACAAATTCTGGAATATAATTTTTATGACTTTAAAGCATGAGATTGATTGCAACGATCTGACTCGAAGGTAGGGTCTCAGTTTGGTAGAATCCAAATATTTGGTAGGAGCAGGAACAAATTTTTCATATGATGCTATCAAATTCTAACCGTTCTGGTGATCTTCTATGAAAAGTAACTTGCATATGTCAAACTAATGTGATACTTGACTTTTCATTTGTTCATGTTCCATCCTATGATATTTACTCTAAAATATATTTCTGAAAACAAAACATAAGTTGGAGAAGCAGTTTTCTAATAAATACATTATTGATGAAATAGATGATACTCCCAAGTCACAAATAAGTGGCAATTTCCTGTGTGCAATCAAAGTGCCTAATTTTTTACCATCAGTACCTCATATTATGATGGAACATTTCAAAATCCTGAGTATCATTGCATTAGTACCGATTTAGGTTGTACATACAAAGTTCGTCAAAACAAAACCATGTATGTACGTACAAAGTTCAGTAAACCTGCATAAATACTgatgcatttttttttctctcgaaCAGGTAGGAGAACTGTGTATCATTGCATTAATAGGATAAGAGAAACATACAACACACCAGCACACCTCCTTTCCATGATGTTTCAGTAAtaaaaaaatgtaaaatttgTCCTAGATGAAGAAACAAAACTGACAAGCTTTCAATCTGATATTTTTCATGATGTTATAAAAGGACCATTTGGGTTTTTCCAATCATAATATCAAAGATGAGTGAAATCAAAATTGTCAGATTACTTGGCTTTATGTACCTTATATACATGATTTTTCATGGAAATTGTTTGAAGCACTGCAACATGTTGGATTATTGTGTTTTTGCATGGGAATGCTGGATCCTCTGGCCCAAAGCTACTTCCTATATTAGATATTACATTACACGATTATGCAATTTGCAATTCATAAGTGCTCCAATCTGGTTCAGGATTTGAGATTTGGACAATTTCAGTTTAGCAGGTTCGACAACTCCAAAATTATAAATCAGATTGAAGAACAGCACTTGTGGATCTTAATGAAACATATTTAACATAAACAATTCATTGTTCCCAAGAAGGATCATCTGTTAGCATCAATTAAATGACTAATGACCAACTAATTATAATGTACATGATTACTAGGCATGAGTTCCTGTAACATGCTTTCCACGGTTAGGAACATTAACATGAATGGATATCATCATTTATTGTTTGCAAAGAAATATGGGAGTACACAAACACTATATTTGGCAAGGTGATACTCCAACGTATCACCAGAATCATGTTTAATTACAGTGCACCCATAAACCTCATCACCTGGAACCTAAATGAATTTAATATGCCTAGCAAGAAAGCCAAAGGCAATCAGCTCAAAAACCTCACTACAGTgccaaacttttttatttgcaaAAATCAGGATACAGGGCATTTTATTTATCTGAACCTCATATTTGGATTTCTAAAACTATTATACTCTATGGCAtgattacaagttaaaacaacTTATTCCCCTCTAGACATATAGTATATAGGACAAACTCCAGAGTGGCAGTTTAAATTAATTCATCTGCACTTTGCAAAAGTATATTGACAATCATCTAGGTATTACACAATGTGCATTATCCACAGAATAAAAAACAGATCTACACATATTACCACTAGATCCATTTTCTCCAAACGCACAGCTGTGAACTTTAGAAAAGTACTCAAAGTTCATTTATCGAAACCATGTTAGAGCAAATGCACTTTTGCAAAAATTGAAAATAGAAGGGGCAGAAAAGCAAACAAAAAGATTCATCCATGACCCATTATACATAACACAAGTTTGCACACATACTTTTGCATATAAATCTGCACTTGTCTTTTCCATACAGTACATATTCACATGTTTATGCAAATTATTGTCGATGCTACATGGCACATGCACGAATATGTTCTGCATCAATGATTTTTACCAATTCATATTTTTGGAAGGATGCCCATGAGGCCATGCACAAACTGTGACAAGTGGACATGATATTCTGCAGGAAATCTGTATTACATAGTACACGGTGTAGTAGGGGTGGAACTGCCTAATTAAACCAGTTACTGGAAACAACTAAACCTACTTACTTGATTTTCCAAAAATATTCCCATTTGTTCAAAAGGTTATCTATGGACCTAAAGCTGAAGTCAAAAGATGCAATAATTGATTGCTATACAACTCTTATCTTGATTTAGCTCCACTCAGGCATGGACCCAAAATGTGCTGTTATTAATAAACATGCATTACATTACAAGCTTAGGCCTTGTGATGCTTTGAACACACCAACAATTCCCTTTTGGTGATATAAAGTGCATGATT encodes:
- the LOC110432301 gene encoding uncharacterized protein LOC110432301 isoform X1 is translated as MSYPRTRRRHWRMGRPNSTAVRAVASTLQDALAAATADHRGTRRCLDSRCCRPSVPAKQKLEPSSKMEATRKVRFRSIVENRVSEKEAPVLLLVALPCHAIVCSSGGHHGLLQMHPVQLCGCAQPTTSSIIFFSVANASMCSYVAMPCQLQVLLFFSMLQMHQCAAMWLCLANCKFHYFLLYAF
- the LOC110432301 gene encoding uncharacterized protein LOC110432301 isoform X2, yielding MSYPRTRRRHWRMGRPNSTAVRAVASTLQDALAAATADHRGTRRCLDSRCCRPSVPAKQKLEPSSKMEATRKVRFRSIVENRKEAPVLLLVALPCHAIVCSSGGHHGLLQMHPVQLCGCAQPTTSSIIFFSVANASMCSYVAMPCQLQVLLFFSMLQMHQCAAMWLCLANCKFHYFLLYAF
- the LOC110432301 gene encoding uncharacterized protein LOC110432301 isoform X8, with the protein product MSYPRTRRRHWRMGRPNSTAVRAVASTLQDALAAATADHRGTRRCLDSRCCRPSVPAKQKLEPSSKMEATRKVRFRSIVENRKEAPVLLLVALPCHAIVSTKVAYSL
- the LOC110432301 gene encoding uncharacterized protein LOC110432301 isoform X5 gives rise to the protein MSYPRTRRRHWRMGRPNSTAVRAVASTLQDALAAATADHRGTRRCLDSRCCRPSVPAKQKLEPSSKMEATRKVRFRSIVENRKEAPVLLLVALPCHAIGGIQHYNCTIGGVPHSLTQVGTLFCSIWLQ
- the LOC110432301 gene encoding uncharacterized protein LOC110432301 isoform X4, with the translated sequence MSYPRTRRRHWRMGRPNSTAVRAVASTLQDALAAATADHRGTRRCLDSRCCRPSVPAKQKLEPSSKMEATRKVRFRSIVENRVSEKEAPVLLLVALPCHAIGGIQHYNCTIGGVPHSLTQVGTLFCSIWLQ
- the LOC110432301 gene encoding uncharacterized protein LOC110432301 isoform X7; this encodes MSYPRTRRRHWRMGRPNSTAVRAVASTLQDALAAATADHRGTRRCLDSRCCRPSVPAKQKLEPSSKMEATRKVRFRSIVENRVSEKEAPVLLLVALPCHAIVSTKVAYSL
- the LOC110432301 gene encoding uncharacterized protein LOC110432301 isoform X6, whose amino-acid sequence is MSYPRTRRRHWRMGRPNSTAVRAVASTLQDALAAATADHRGTRRCLDSRCCRPSVPAKQKLEPSSKMEATRKVRFRSIVENRVSEKEAPVLLLVALPCHAIDTNGTMFQSVNGILNWIIIQY
- the LOC110432301 gene encoding uncharacterized protein LOC110432301 isoform X3; amino-acid sequence: MSYPRTRRRHWRMGRPNSTASRCCRPSVPAKQKLEPSSKMEATRKVRFRSIVENRVSEKEAPVLLLVALPCHAIVCSSGGHHGLLQMHPVQLCGCAQPTTSSIIFFSVANASMCSYVAMPCQLQVLLFFSMLQMHQCAAMWLCLANCKFHYFLLYAF
- the LOC8054421 gene encoding uncharacterized protein LOC8054421 isoform X2, whose translation is MNTRPLVLVFLLLVLVITSQFEWKQQIGEAADANPAAARRRQQLLAREDAVKEKIILSQEKNIQQLNQLIESLQRQLLHCRGSNNTVHAVTAAAAAAAATEVSEVEGHEIIEDENRR